The following coding sequences are from one Shewanella putrefaciens window:
- the hemH gene encoding ferrochelatase: protein MAKFSGLSKDIGHAKRGRVGVLLLNLGTPDAPTASAVRRYLAEFLSDPRVVEIPKLIWMLILHGIILRVRPAKSAALYEKVWTQAGSPLMDISLRQTAKLTDKLASEGIDVSVHLAMRYGNPSVASTLQNMHKQGVDKIVVLPLYPQYAAPTTGSAFDAIAKELSQWRYIPSLHFINTYHDHPDFIEALAESIRVDFENQGKPEKLVLSYHGMPERNLHLGDPYYCFCAKTTRLVTEKLGLSQDEFVMTFQSRFGKAKWLQPYTDATMQALPNAGVRDVAIVCPAFSADCLETLEEIVGENGHIFTEAGGNKFRYIPALNDDDAHITMMANLVRPYL from the coding sequence TTGGCTAAATTTTCAGGATTATCAAAAGACATTGGGCATGCAAAGCGCGGCAGGGTTGGTGTACTGTTACTTAATCTGGGTACACCAGATGCTCCAACAGCATCGGCAGTAAGACGTTATTTAGCTGAGTTTTTATCCGATCCTCGTGTAGTAGAAATCCCTAAATTAATTTGGATGTTAATTTTACATGGGATTATTTTGCGAGTTCGTCCGGCTAAATCGGCGGCTCTATACGAAAAAGTATGGACCCAAGCGGGTTCTCCTTTAATGGATATCAGTTTGCGCCAAACGGCAAAACTTACGGATAAGCTAGCATCTGAGGGAATAGATGTATCTGTGCATTTAGCCATGCGTTATGGAAATCCTTCGGTTGCCAGCACATTGCAAAATATGCACAAGCAAGGGGTTGATAAGATTGTTGTATTGCCTTTGTATCCTCAATATGCGGCGCCGACGACAGGCTCTGCTTTTGATGCGATAGCAAAAGAGTTATCCCAATGGCGTTATATTCCATCACTTCATTTTATTAATACTTATCATGACCATCCCGATTTTATTGAGGCTTTAGCTGAGTCAATTCGAGTTGATTTTGAAAATCAAGGCAAGCCTGAAAAGCTGGTATTGTCATACCATGGTATGCCAGAAAGGAACTTGCATTTAGGTGATCCTTATTATTGTTTTTGTGCAAAAACTACACGCTTAGTAACTGAAAAGCTTGGATTAAGTCAGGATGAGTTTGTGATGACTTTTCAATCTCGCTTTGGTAAAGCTAAATGGCTACAACCTTACACCGATGCCACGATGCAAGCATTACCCAATGCGGGTGTTCGTGATGTTGCTATTGTCTGTCCGGCATTTAGTGCCGATTGCCTCGAAACATTAGAAGAAATTGTTGGTGAAAATGGCCATATTTTTACCGAGGCAGGAGGGAATAAGTTCCGTTATATTCCGGCACTTAACGATGATGATGCACACATTACTATGATGGCAAATCTTGTCAGGCCTTACTTATAA
- a CDS encoding glutathione peroxidase has translation MNKFTLILAATASIISAGAMAATCPNYLDLEVRKLHSEDKINLCELTQGKPVLIVNTASNCGYTSQFKSLEAINKEYKDKGLVVIGFPSDDFFQEENDEKDTAKVCYINYGVTFTMLATSPVRGNDANSVFKYLAEKTGAPKWNFYKYVVSGDGTVVQQFNSKVKPNSAELKQAIESVL, from the coding sequence ATGAATAAATTCACTCTAATATTAGCAGCGACAGCAAGCATCATCAGTGCGGGAGCCATGGCCGCCACTTGCCCAAATTATCTCGATCTGGAAGTACGTAAATTACATTCAGAGGATAAAATTAATCTGTGTGAGTTGACTCAAGGTAAACCCGTATTGATCGTCAATACTGCCAGTAACTGTGGCTATACCTCACAGTTTAAATCCCTAGAAGCTATTAATAAGGAATATAAAGACAAAGGATTAGTTGTGATAGGTTTCCCATCGGATGATTTTTTTCAAGAAGAAAATGATGAGAAAGACACGGCGAAGGTATGTTACATCAATTATGGTGTGACTTTTACTATGTTGGCCACATCGCCGGTCCGAGGAAATGATGCAAACAGTGTATTTAAATACTTGGCCGAAAAAACGGGTGCGCCAAAGTGGAATTTCTATAAGTATGTTGTCAGTGGTGACGGTACAGTTGTACAGCAGTTCAATTCAAAAGTGAAACCCAATAGTGCCGAACTTAAACAGGCTATTGAATCGGTTCTTTAA
- a CDS encoding PilT/PilU family type 4a pilus ATPase, producing the protein MDVRPFLKVIVERKASDLFITAGFPPSAKIDGELRPLAESAFTPAQSLDFVESLMTEAQKQEFHSTRECNFAFAAKDLGRFRVSAFWQRESPGCVMRRIETKIPEVDDLKLPPILKDLVMSKRGLIIMVGGTGTGKSTSLAALVGYRNAHARGHILTIEDPVEFVHDHRKSIITQREVGIDTESFDAALKSSLRQAPDVILIGEIRTQETMEFALSFAETGHLCMATLHANNANQALDRIMHLVPESKHQQLLFDLSLNLRGIVAQQLIPKVDGTGRRAAIEVLINTPRVASLIAKNELHLLKETMAKSNEQGMQTFDQALLKLYVDGEISYADALHHADSPNDLRLMIKLQNKEPTGSSFMEGVTLDMD; encoded by the coding sequence ATGGATGTACGTCCGTTTTTAAAAGTCATCGTTGAGCGTAAAGCCTCTGATTTGTTTATTACCGCGGGCTTTCCTCCCAGTGCAAAAATTGATGGCGAATTACGTCCCCTCGCCGAGAGTGCATTTACGCCTGCACAGTCTTTAGATTTTGTTGAGTCACTCATGACTGAAGCGCAGAAACAGGAATTTCACTCAACCCGTGAATGTAACTTTGCTTTTGCGGCAAAGGATCTCGGTCGTTTCCGAGTCAGCGCTTTTTGGCAAAGGGAATCACCAGGATGTGTTATGCGCCGGATTGAGACCAAAATTCCCGAAGTCGATGACTTAAAATTACCTCCTATTTTAAAAGATCTGGTGATGAGCAAGCGTGGGCTTATCATTATGGTCGGCGGCACAGGTACGGGTAAGTCAACCTCATTAGCAGCATTGGTTGGATACCGTAATGCCCATGCCCGTGGCCATATATTGACGATTGAAGATCCTGTTGAATTTGTTCACGATCATAGAAAAAGCATTATCACCCAACGTGAAGTAGGCATAGATACGGAGTCATTCGATGCAGCATTAAAAAGCTCCCTTCGTCAGGCGCCCGATGTGATCTTAATCGGTGAAATTCGTACCCAAGAGACGATGGAATTTGCATTGTCGTTTGCAGAAACAGGTCATCTTTGTATGGCAACCCTACATGCCAATAATGCGAACCAAGCACTCGATCGGATTATGCACTTAGTGCCTGAGAGTAAACATCAGCAGTTACTATTTGATTTATCCTTAAATTTACGTGGTATTGTGGCGCAGCAATTGATCCCCAAAGTCGATGGAACGGGGCGCCGCGCCGCGATTGAAGTGTTAATTAATACTCCAAGGGTGGCGAGTTTAATTGCCAAAAATGAACTGCATTTACTCAAGGAAACCATGGCAAAATCGAATGAGCAGGGGATGCAGACATTCGACCAAGCGTTACTGAAATTATATGTTGATGGTGAAATTAGTTATGCCGATGCCTTACACCATGCTGACTCACCAAACGATTTACGTTTGATGATCAAATTACAAAATAAAGAGCCTACTGGTTCAAGTTTTATGGAGGGTGTAACACTCGATATGGATTAA